GTGTTATCTTTAACAATTCAGGGTTTAGTCTGTTTCCACACACTCCTGCCCCACTGTCCTCAGTATCCGTGTTCCCTGAAAACTTAGCACTCAAGATCGGATAAGCACAGGTAAAGGGTGCATGCTTAAAGACTTCCTGCACTCGGGGAGAGGGAAAAATGCAAAGAGATACTGCTCTTCCGTGAACACTGGTATCAACCTGTCCTACAAGACAGCAGCACGCTCAAACAGAACTAGCAGCATTTGCTTGTGCACCCCTAACAGTCAGCACATCAGCTCAGGATTTACACTGGGTTATCCTCAGCAGAAACTGAGAAATGTTATTTCTAGACTTGGCACAGTATCCTAGGTAGGAGGGACTGAAAAGCTTCATGGCAGATACTGAACCTTTCATCATCTGTATCCATGCCTTCTCTGTCCCTTTCTAGCTCTTTCAGCTTCCAGTTCCTGCGACGCTGGCGTTTGGTACGGTCATAGCTCTTCTTTATTAATATCTACagtgaaaaataagcatttacaCGTACACAACTTCAATACTACTGATGACACTCCTTCGAAATCCAAAACAACACTCAAGTCTGGACTTTGGCAATTGTAAAATCAGCTGAACAAATGGTAGACTCAGTCTGGCACTCAGAAGTTTTATATAGAATTTGTATAGCATTTGTCAATTCAATTGTTTCCAAACACTTTGCATTATGACCTGAAGAGGCACATTCACACTGGAGTTGTAATACAGTTTTCACCACGCAGCGCATAGTAATTTGAACAAAATCAACAAAGAGTAAGGTAAGTTAAAGTAAATGTATTATTTAACCACCACTCAAAAATTTAAGTAGTgagaaaataattctcaaaattAGAAGCTACTCAAATTCCAATATTAATATCCCCTCTTCCTTTAGGCACTATGGAATTAATGAGTGTTCATTATAAGATCATATTCCCTAATACTGCTGAGGAACGCAGAGAACTTtgtacagagaaaggaaatggtCTTACCACATCAGGAATATGGTGTGGATTCATCTTATTGGCAAACTCATCATTTAAGTTGCAGTTTGCCAAGTCGaatctaaaatgaaaatagatattttatcCTACCCTTTTATGTAAGTCTACAAAATTGAACTCAATGTATCATATGCTTGTATTAAAGAGCAGCACTGTTTAAGTTACAGTTCCTAAGAAAGATGTTTCTAAATGAAGtagagagcaaataaaaaatcCACATCAACACTCAGCCGTCATAACTATGAATAACTCTCAGAAGCTGCTGTTCCCATATCCTGTTCAATAGCACTCCCCAGCCTCCTGAACCCAAGCAGCAATATCCACTGAGCTTCTGATGCGCTCACAACAGCTCCAATAACATGTTTAAGTCTGCTTGAGAATCACCTAATTTGCCTAATCTTACAAAAATGTCACATTTGTCATTGCTGTATATGATACTCACAATCAAACAAAAAGATCTTGcctggtattttaaaaaaccctcccATCTATTTGTGTCTAAGCTGGTATTCCGATCTCCACTTTAAAGTCACTGCTTCAGGTCTCTTATTACTAACAACCCTTTTCACAAAATTacttctgctagaaaaaaaagacGTCCTCTATCAGGACCATCTCTTTGCGGCCAAGATGAAAGATTCTATCCCTTTTGCTGATTTCATTTAGAAATCAGAACAGTTCAAAACTTTCTTGATAATACATAAGCCCGTAGAGAATCCAGGGACTTCAGTCGTTAAATaatcatttaataaaaaacaagaaaCGGAACAGACCCCAAGACAAGGTCGCCGGGATTCAGAATGTGCCCCAAGTGAGTACAGCAGAAATACTGATGGTCTGTATTCAATTCCGAGGTTTTCTGTACCCAGGCTTCAGCCAGTGTGTGCtttaggaatgaaaaataaaacactcttGTAATCAAACGCAGCTTAACTTGCTGTGCTATTACAACATTTGAACTGGTATATTACTGTTTCAAATTACTTTGTAATTAAACTTGTATTTCGACATCAAGCATCCAATGTATTGCTTGCTACTGCTCATTTCTCATCTTTAGTAAAGTAAGGAAATGGACATCCCACCCACTTTTCCCAAGAATTCTACTAAGGCTGTTTCTGTAACTAGACACctgttttggtgggatttttttactTCCTAACTTTCAACTATATACAGCTattgactgaaaataaaatgtttggtaCCGATTCATTAActctgattaaaaagaaatgcttataTACTTGAACAAAAACCAACTTAATAACTGAAGATTTGCAAAgctaatataaaataatttcagtaaggACAGTAACAAGTAGAGTTGAAACTCTTCAACAGAAAAGAATATCTGAAAGTGGAATTCACACAACGCTTGTGCaatttccaaaccaaaatgcTGTCCACATCTTCCTGAGAACAGCTTTTCCCAGTACCAAGACACAGAAAAGCACACATCTGACTTTGCAAGGTAGAATGATTCAAAACAGAAATTCAGCTGAGCAGGGAAGCAAGGGGAGAGGAAGGCCCAAAACATTGAATCAAACAGAGAGAACTTTTACCTTGTTTGATCTTGCCCCTGCACctgcaccttttttcttttcttgaaccCTGTTGATATCCATAATGATAAATTCTTCTAGCTGCTTGGGGTGGAACAAGCTATTGAAAGGGTGGCGCCAGTAGGTATTTCCATCAATttcagcaactggaaaaaaaaacaccagcatGGTCAATCATAAGGGACAGAATTTCTTgccaagaaattaaaagaaaaaggaagcatggGCCAAAACTCAGCCAACTGCCAAACGCGTTTTGTTCAAGTTTGTTATTTAACACAAGTATTTAGGACATGACCCGTATTGCAAACTTGTGCTACAAGAGCACTTGATGTGTGACAGCTAAATCACGTATCACGTGTCTAAAGCACAGACCTTTTTATTCTCCTGGACGTTTTCTTACTAGAGGTATTTTGCTGGTAGAGCTTACCAGCAAACACGGTATTTCTGGTACCAAAGTGGCTAGAATCATAATCCAGAGAAAAATTAGATGCCATCTAATTTTAGAGTAATATACCTGACAAAGGTATAGCAGAGACCTAGAACATCCACGAACACCACGGAGCCTGCACATTTTGCCTAGGATACTGCGGAAATCAAGCTTTTGTCTTAGTTGGCAATTAAGTTTCTACGTCAATGATTGTACAGATAAATTTACAACATTAAGATATAAAAATACAAgatttcatgaaaacaaaaaaaacagaaataattgtgCCAGCAGAAAAATCAGACGCTACCATAGTGCAGAAATGAACCCATAACTTACTCTGGAGAGTGCTAGGATCGATGAGGTGGATGGTACTTGTTACTCTAATGCACACACAGATCTGGCTCATGTTACCAAGACTCTGCGCCAGTTTTGGTGACAGACATACAACATTGTCCTgcatacaaacagaaaataatttacactcatatttccttaatttttaacCAAGTCTTTAGAGAAatctgaaatagatttttaaactttatatttCCAGTTCTCCACCCAATATCGCCCAGTAACTTCCTCAAGATAACTGCAATCTGCGCTTCCCATGTTTCATGGGGAGTAGACCCCTCCCCACGCCCCCAAATACCCAATAAATCAGGCCTGCATCACCAAAACTAAACTCTACCCACTTCATACAATACCCTGAAGATGAACTAAAGAAAAGCTACCTTGCATATCGGAACAATTTCCACAGAGAAAGTGCTTTTGTAATTGTAGACATTACTATGAATATCATGTGAGATCAAACGTTGGGATGATTTTgatctataaaatataaaaatagaggCTTCAGGCAGCAAGAAGGACACTACTTGAAACAGGAGCTAATCAGCAATGAAAGTATATAACTATGTActacaaatacaaaaattaagGCAATAGAAAAATGCATGAGAGTTAGTTTTACAATGGCCAAGTGAAAAACACAGGACTTCCGTACAAGGAATTTTGTATGTTTAACTAGAATACAGCTTCCTTACACTTTCACTtataaaattctttaaaagtgAAGGACAAATGACACTTCCCAAAAGCTTTTGGATATTCAAGGCAATAAACATAAATTATATACCTAGATGGAACCGTACACTGAAGAAAGTCAACCATCTTCTGGGCCTGTTGCtttgaagaataataaaaatccaagccatcttaaagaaaagaaagcctgaTGAACATATCTATCTcaagtactatttttttttcaaatacaatacATAAGCTAAGTAATCTGCCGCTTATCTGCACATAGCTACTATCACAAGCACTCTTCCAATATAAAACAGGTTAGTCTATTCTACCTCAAGGCTAACAAGCCACCTCACTTACCATGGATTTCTTTGATGCGAAGTGTATTTTGATGAAGCCTGTGTTTTAAAATCAGCTGCTCCAAATAGTAGAAAGTCTTCTTGTGcagagtctaaaaaaaaaaaaaaagataaaattatcaAGGTTATTTAAGAACCACCTAGTGCAAATGCAGTATCCCTGAAGAATAAATGTTTATGTGAAGAGATCGTCTAGAAATGGAACAGTGCAAAGTCTATTCCAAGTAACCAAAACGATTTCAATTTCAGATTACGTTTCTCATTTTTTGCGTAACTGATTGCTAGACATACTATttcctttaaaggaaaattaaatatttataaacaatCTGTCACACTGTTTCTAACATTAccttaaaatacagaagaatactTTGTAATTCACACAAGACCCTCCTGCCAGCCATCATTTAAAAAGAGTATGCTGATAATACCAGCCAGCAGAGAGGAAGTTTTTCTAAACTAAGATCAGTATGAAAAAAGCCCCAACCTTAAACATAAAAAGTATCACTGTGGCAGCCAGCAAGTGTAACCGcatctttttctgagaaaataatctaaatattTGTCCACCTGATTGTTCTGCCACGAacaaatgaaaattcagtttgcCTCTACCTTTTGCCTGACTTGCACTACAGCTTTCCAGAAATCCTTAGCTTCAATCCTATGACAGTCTTCACACATTTGAGACTGAACTATATATTCCACGACAAATACTTGCTGAAGAACCGCTCCATTTATCACCTgcaaaacagaagtttaaaaGGTTTCCTTGTTAGTCCTGTCAAGACAGAAAGCTAGTTTACTACAGCACTCTGAAATAACTTCCATGCTGTACTAAAACTATGTGACAGACATCTATATTTGGGTCACAAATGTTAGTAGTATTCTCCTGACTTTACTGGAAGAGCCGATAACCCTTTTCAAACTGTGATGAATGGCACTTTAATGACAAAATTTAGGCAGGATGAAAACAATATTGTTTCTAGATAAGCCAGTAAACACATGCTGGATTTTACCAGAGAGAAACACTTATCTAAAactgcaataataataaaaaattaataaaatagtattGTTTGccataaaagcttttaaaaagccaCACGCAGAATACTGTACTCCAGTTACCTCTTTCTGAACAGTCAGTTTCAGCTTCAGCCTCTTAGAATGTGGTTCAGTCCAAATAAAGCCTGCGTCAATCAGCCGGACCTGCCAGTGGGAAAGAACAAGAACTCAGCTACTACCGCCAGCAGTTCTACTACTACATGTTAAAAACATGCAGCTCTAACTACCAGAAAGCACAAGCTTAACAGTATAGGTTGTAATTCCTCAACCAAGTGAGGAAGTGAATAACCTTAATTACAAACATACGTATCAGTATACCAAACCCAATTAATAATGCTTATTTAGAACACAGAGTCTGATCTACCTAAAATAATGGTGATGCAACCTCAGCCTGTCACACCAGAGTAACTGAATACACGATTCAACAGGATCTCTGGATGCCATGTAATGATGAATTTGGATAATTTAATGGTTTTCTCAGAACTTAAAAGCCAATTTAATCTCTAAAACTAAGAACATGCAAATTTACTGCAGCAAAAGATATTTTGTATAATTAAGTACTAACCCAACAGAAAGAAGCTCACTAAAGCAACCTAATTCAAACCTTGATGACCATGGCAAGAATTTTTTTGCCTAAAACACtatctcagatttttttcctctggtaagATTCTGAACCTAAGAGATACTTTATTCAACTTAAACACGTGACTTTCAGTTTAATCTATACATAGACCTCTGCAACCCTATTTCATACCGTCATAAACCAGTAAGAACAAGTACTgtataaacaatttttaaaatatgtaaaaagaaaactaacattaAGGCGCATTAAAAACATGTTAGTTTCTTTCAGTTAATTATGCTCAACTCCCATCTATACACTAACAACTGTGCAGTACACACTATGCTTTGAAGTCACAGAATTGCACTGCGAGTCTCCTCAGTATGCCTAGAAATTTTTTGTTAGAGGCTGTCCTTACCAGATCTTCCAAAATTCTAGAATAGAGTTATTTGAGATGAGATTGTCATTCTCTATGTTTAATATAAATCAGTTGATAAGCTCTAGGCAAGTACAAACTCCTGCTCCGGAAGGATTGAACCCTGTATGTTAGCTGGACTTCACTTCATGCAGTACCAACAGACACACTATGAAATACCAGCAGAACTAGCTACTCACCTTGCTTAGCgaagctttgatttttttaagacaCAAAGCCAGAAGCTCTCTTGATTCTAAGGTACACTGAATCCAGGTTCCTGGAGGCTGAAGATACCTATGACACAGGAAGCATTTTACAGCACATAAAGCTGGCTCAGCAAATTAAACCACTCAAAAGTTGAGCAGTTATTTAAcaagttttcagttttattatcAACTATGCAGCTACACCTTTGGCTCCTGAAGCATtatgattttggggaaaaaactttttagcagggtggGCCTGtcgtgataggacaagaggtaatggttttaaaattaagaatgcAGGTTTAGACTAGCtataagaagaaattttttatgctgactGAGGGTGGTAacacactggcacaggttaccagAGAGGCAATAGATGCCACCattctattctatgactctaagacTCATGGATCCCAAGTGCATTCACACTTTTACTGCAATCGGTACCAATTtactcacttttttctttgagaatcatagaatcgttagagttggaagggaccttaaagaccatccagttccacccccctgccctgggcagggacacctcccaccagcccaggttgctccaagccccatccagcctggccttgaacccctccagggatggggcagccacagctcctctgggccacctgggccaggggctcaccaccctcacagcaaagaatttcttcccaatatctaatccaaatctcccctctttcagtttaaaacaattctcccttgtcctattgctacactgcctgataaagagtcccttcccagctctcctgtagcccctttagggactggaaggggctctgaggtctccccggagccttcccttctccaggctgaacacccccagctctctcagcctgtcctcacagcagaggggctcctgccATTGGAGCGTCTTTGCGGCCTCCTCAGGAAGCACTTACTCCGACAGGACCATAAACTCACTCATTTCAACCTTCTCGGTCACACGTACCAACACCTTTCTACTTCCACAAGAAGAGAAATACGGGCATATGCTGGAAAACACGCAAACCCGCACTGCAGAGACCCGCGGCCCGTGAGACGGCGGGGAGGACGCGGCTGCCCACCTTTCGCACTGCTTGCAGAAGTGGAGGGTGCCCTGCTTGGGGATGCCCTCGGTGATGTCCACCTGGGCCCGCAGGCAGCCCACGCACATGTTGGCCGGGTTGGGCGGGATGGCCACGCCGCACTGGCAGCAGAGGCTGGAACACAGAGAGGGAAAAGTCAGTCACGAACAGCAACGCTGCCCTCAGGGGCGACAGCCACGGGAGCCTCACTGAGAGCCGAACGTACGCGTATCtttcatttaagttttattttgagttttttttaaagaaaggtggTGGCCTAGGAGAGCCGTCactcgcccccccgccccggctcacGGCCGCCAGGGTACCTCCCCCCCACAACGCGGCAGCAGGTCACCCTGAGGCCGGGACCCGGCCGGCAAAGGCCCACCACCCCAGAGCCCGCCCGCCACTTACATATTGCCCTGggtgggggctgccggccccgTCATGTACTCCATGGCGGCGGCGACACACGCGGCCCGGCTTTCCGGGCgtgagaggaaggggaggagggcgGCGGAACGGCGAGAGGCCGGCTgggaggagcggagggaggggCTGAGGGCGGCGGCCGTCGCCATCTTGCGGCTGCGGGAAGCTGCCGGCGTGTGAATGCCGCTTGCGAATAACATTGTAATTCATGACGCTGTGaaacattaattcttttttttgtgtgtgtgtgaaaatcaCGGCATTTGGTCCATccatctccccctctccccccgtgTTGTTGTTGCAGGAAGTGGCGGCAGTAGGGTACAACCCGGAGAGACCTCATCGCCACTTCCCGTGCCTGAAGGGGCCTACGGGGAAGTCCCTGGGGAGGAACTCTTGATcggggagtggagcgataggacgaggctgaacggtttcaaactgaaagagcggagatttagatattgggaagaaattcttgactgtgagggtggtgagcccctggcccaggttgcccagaggagctgtggctgccccatccctggaggggttcaaggccaggctggatggggcttggagcagcctggtctggtgggaggtgtccctgcccagggcagggggtggaactggatggtctttaaggtcccttccaacctaaacctttCCGTGATTCTATAAATCTCATCGGCTTCTTGTATTCTTCCTTTGTCTGTTAGATTTAtgtcctaattattttttcttttttcatggaaatgcgctgcatttatttattagcaCGGGGGCTGATCTGAGAGGTATGGCACATCTGcaaatcctgctgaaatcagtgtgGACTGGTGCTGTCAGCAATGCATGAGGAGGTGATCGCTTTCAACAGTAATTGATTCTTAACGGTTGCTGctaatttattttcaagaaatactGCTTGGAAACAGTTTTATTGTTTGAACCTGTCTGTCAACTATGGGTGAACATCTCCAAATACTTCTTtaagtgcattttaaaaagaatttccaaCTTTGGTGGAAATAGTAAGAAAAGGGATGCTTGGCATTAAATTTATATTACTTTCAGTATTGATTTTGAAAAGACTCTTATCTTTTAGTTTCAGAATTAACTAGCTACTTTTCACATCTGCCAGCAACATTTTACCACTTTGTAGAAACAGGTAAAACCAAAGTGCCTGAAGTTCTCCCTTTTTTTAGTGTTCCTGTATCTGAGCAATGAGgtcatatttttttctgggaacatAGCTTATGGATTATATACAACAGATGATGTGATGGT
The sequence above is drawn from the Chroicocephalus ridibundus chromosome 6, bChrRid1.1, whole genome shotgun sequence genome and encodes:
- the NMD3 gene encoding 60S ribosomal export protein NMD3 isoform X1, which encodes MEYMTGPAAPTQGNILCCQCGVAIPPNPANMCVGCLRAQVDITEGIPKQGTLHFCKQCERYLQPPGTWIQCTLESRELLALCLKKIKASLSKVRLIDAGFIWTEPHSKRLKLKLTVQKEVINGAVLQQVFVVEYIVQSQMCEDCHRIEAKDFWKAVVQVRQKTLHKKTFYYLEQLILKHRLHQNTLRIKEIHDGLDFYYSSKQQAQKMVDFLQCTVPSRSKSSQRLISHDIHSNVYNYKSTFSVEIVPICKDNVVCLSPKLAQSLGNMSQICVCIRVTSTIHLIDPSTLQIAEIDGNTYWRHPFNSLFHPKQLEEFIIMDINRVQEKKKGAGAGARSNKHTLAEAWVQKTSELNTDHQYFCCTHLGHILNPGDLVLGFDLANCNLNDEFANKMNPHHIPDVILIKKSYDRTKRQRRRNWKLKELERDREGMDTDDERQYQDFLEDLEEDEAIRKNVNIYRNADVPVESDTDDDGPPRISLAEMLEDLHISQDATGGEGANMMTE
- the NMD3 gene encoding 60S ribosomal export protein NMD3 isoform X2 translates to MEYMTGPAAPTQGNILCCQCGVAIPPNPANMCVGCLRAQVDITEGIPKQGTLHFCKQCERYLQPPGTWIQCTLESRELLALCLKKIKASLSKVRLIDAGFIWTEPHSKRLKLKLTVQKEVINGAVLQQVFVVEYIVQSQMCEDCHRIEAKDFWKAVVQVRQKTLHKKTFYYLEQLILKHRLHQNTLRIKEIHDGLDFYYSSKQQAQKMVDFLQCTVPSRSKSSQRLISHDIHSNVYNYKSTFSVEIVPICKDNVVCLSPKLAQSLGNMSQICVCIRVTSTIHLIDPSTLQIAEIDGNTYWRHPFNSLFHPKQLEEFIIMDINRVQEKKKGAGAGARSNKHTLAEAWVQKTSELNTDHQYFCCTHLGHILNPGDLVLGQYQDFLEDLEEDEAIRKNVNIYRNADVPVESDTDDDGPPRISLAEMLEDLHISQDATGGEGANMMTE